A genome region from Sphingomonas anseongensis includes the following:
- the ilvC gene encoding ketol-acid reductoisomerase — MELIRDKDIDPAPLADKRVAILGYGNQGRAQALNLKDSGIDVVVGLRGASGSSIEAQAAGLEVELLETATATADVIMFLAPDEILGDLYTEVEPHIRKGAALGFSHGLAIHFGFIRPRADLDVYLVAPKGPGTALRSLYQAGKGMVALWAVAQDASGNARDIALAYGRAIGCARAGLIASSFEEEAVADLFNENAVVWGGVPELLRAGFETLVDAGISPEVAYLECVGELKLIADLIEARGIAGMREVISNTAELGAVLGGPAIIDDAIREKMAGVLKTVRSGEFAKTLRSEAENGYPKLDAARQAARSQPIEQVYQKLRKLTGD, encoded by the coding sequence ATGGAGCTGATCCGTGACAAAGACATCGATCCGGCGCCGCTCGCCGACAAGCGCGTCGCGATCCTTGGCTATGGCAATCAGGGCCGCGCGCAGGCGCTGAACCTGAAAGATAGCGGGATCGACGTCGTCGTTGGGCTTCGCGGCGCATCCGGAAGCAGCATCGAGGCGCAGGCCGCCGGGCTTGAGGTCGAGCTGCTCGAGACCGCAACAGCAACCGCAGACGTCATCATGTTCCTCGCGCCCGACGAAATCCTCGGCGACCTGTACACCGAGGTCGAACCGCACATCCGCAAAGGCGCGGCGCTCGGATTCAGCCACGGGCTTGCGATCCACTTCGGCTTCATTCGCCCCCGGGCCGATCTCGACGTGTATCTCGTTGCACCGAAGGGTCCCGGAACGGCGCTGCGCTCACTGTACCAGGCCGGCAAGGGCATGGTCGCGCTCTGGGCGGTCGCCCAGGACGCAAGCGGCAATGCGCGCGACATCGCCCTCGCCTATGGCCGCGCCATCGGCTGCGCTCGTGCCGGCCTGATCGCCTCCTCCTTTGAGGAGGAAGCGGTGGCGGACCTGTTCAACGAGAATGCGGTGGTGTGGGGTGGAGTGCCCGAGCTTCTGCGCGCCGGTTTCGAGACGCTTGTCGACGCCGGAATCTCGCCCGAAGTCGCCTATCTGGAGTGCGTCGGCGAGCTCAAGCTGATCGCCGACCTCATCGAGGCTCGCGGGATCGCAGGAATGCGCGAGGTGATCTCCAACACGGCGGAGCTCGGCGCGGTGCTGGGCGGGCCGGCGATCATCGACGACGCGATCAGGGAAAAGATGGCCGGCGTTCTGAAAACGGTCCGCTCCGGCGAGTTCGCCAAAACGCTCCGGAGCGAGGCGGAGAACGGCTATCCGAAGCTCGACGCCGCGCGACAGGCCGCGCGCTCACAGCCGATCGAGCAGGTCTATCAGAAGTTGAGGAAGCTTACGGGCGACTAG
- a CDS encoding DUF3089 domain-containing protein, whose product MCARRFLIFVTFLTLLVVGAAFAIYQFGGSVLRHQYTPQGHFAAPAPSSGPDYAKAESWIARPDIPHNAAGWLPPGTPVAEPGEAAVFYVHPTTYLKGDHWNAPLYERDSGWRDQLFTQSQASAFNGAGATWAPRYRQAAYGAFLLESDDAQKALDLAYGDVSAAFDEFLNRVGADQPIILAGHSQGALHLIRLLQQHKAVLQKRLVAAYVVGWPIDIRADLPALGFPACTAADQSGCILSWMSFGDPPNANFIVGDWQGTKGLNGGKRNREQILCVNPITGTESGSAPPAANPGTLVPNGDFSNGTLVAGSVGARCEKGLLLVDGNLPSLGGFALPGNNYHVYDYALFWAAIRRDAERRLAAWKR is encoded by the coding sequence ATGTGCGCTCGCCGCTTCCTGATCTTCGTGACGTTCCTGACCCTGCTCGTCGTCGGGGCGGCCTTCGCCATCTATCAGTTCGGCGGGTCGGTCCTTCGCCATCAATATACGCCGCAGGGCCATTTCGCGGCCCCGGCGCCCAGCAGCGGCCCCGATTATGCCAAGGCGGAGTCGTGGATCGCCCGGCCGGACATCCCGCACAACGCCGCGGGATGGCTGCCGCCCGGAACGCCCGTCGCCGAGCCTGGCGAAGCGGCCGTCTTCTACGTCCACCCCACGACCTATCTGAAAGGCGATCACTGGAATGCGCCGCTCTACGAGCGGGACAGCGGCTGGCGCGACCAGCTGTTCACCCAGAGCCAGGCGAGCGCATTCAACGGCGCCGGCGCGACATGGGCGCCGCGTTACCGCCAGGCTGCGTACGGCGCCTTCCTTCTGGAGAGCGACGATGCGCAAAAAGCGCTCGACCTCGCTTACGGCGACGTCTCCGCGGCGTTCGACGAGTTCCTGAACCGCGTCGGTGCGGACCAGCCGATCATCCTCGCCGGCCACAGCCAGGGGGCGCTTCACCTGATCCGGCTCCTTCAGCAGCACAAGGCCGTGCTCCAGAAGCGGCTTGTCGCCGCCTATGTCGTCGGCTGGCCGATCGACATCCGCGCTGACCTTCCCGCGCTCGGCTTTCCCGCGTGCACGGCGGCCGACCAGTCGGGCTGCATCCTCTCGTGGATGAGCTTTGGCGATCCGCCCAACGCCAATTTCATCGTCGGTGACTGGCAGGGCACGAAAGGGCTCAACGGCGGCAAGCGCAACCGCGAGCAGATCCTCTGCGTCAATCCGATCACCGGGACTGAGAGCGGCTCGGCGCCACCCGCGGCCAACCCCGGAACGCTGGTCCCCAACGGGGACTTTTCAAACGGGACTTTGGTCGCGGGCTCGGTCGGGGCGCGCTGCGAGAAAGGCCTGCTGCTCGTCGACGGAAACTTGCCGTCTCTCGGAGGCTTCGCGTTGCCGGGCAACAATTATCACGTCTACGATTATGCTTTGTTCTGGGCCGCGATCCGGCGCGACGCCGAACGGAGGCTGGCCGCATGGAAGCGCTGA
- the mutL gene encoding DNA mismatch repair endonuclease MutL, with amino-acid sequence MSIRRLPSELVDRIAAGEVVERPASALKELVENALDAGAKTITIRLSGGGTGLIEVVDDGSGMSPDDMRLALERHATSKLSGDSIERVTSFGFRGEALPSIASVSRLTLESRTSGADGWRIEVDHGKRVGEGPAALPPGTRVRVEQLFEKVPARRKFLRSPRAEYAASLDAVKRLAMARSDVAFAVEHDGRKILSLQPSSPQARVATLLAPELDRHGVGIDCVRDGLGLTGVVSLPTLNRGVGDQQYLFVNSRPVKDRLLVGALRAAYRDLIARDRHPIAALFLNVPLEEVDVNVHPAKTEVRFRDAAAVRGLIVGGIRSALDMESHRSAAHEQSAAPVVWTSSVSSPSTPPAGVREERALFTGIRVDPSARAEPAVEPVQSYPLGVARGQVASTYIVAEADDGLVIVDQHAAHERLVLERLRAARSGGSVPRQDLLIPEVVELEEPDCDRLEGASAELAGLGLELERFGPTSILVRSVPAALRSPDVHKLLADLAAEIAELGSAMSLQERLDHVEATIACHGSVRAGRVLSVAEMNALLREMEVTPRSGQCNHGRPTWVKLAHSDIEKLFGRR; translated from the coding sequence ATGTCAATAAGAAGACTGCCGTCCGAACTGGTCGACCGAATCGCCGCGGGCGAGGTCGTCGAGCGGCCGGCAAGCGCGCTCAAGGAGCTGGTCGAAAACGCCCTCGACGCTGGTGCGAAGACCATCACCATTCGGCTTTCCGGCGGAGGCACCGGCCTGATCGAAGTGGTCGACGACGGTTCGGGAATGAGCCCGGACGACATGCGCCTGGCCCTGGAGCGCCACGCGACGTCCAAGCTTTCGGGAGACAGCATCGAACGAGTCACGAGCTTCGGCTTCCGCGGAGAAGCGCTGCCGTCGATCGCGAGCGTTTCGCGCCTGACACTTGAGAGCCGGACCAGCGGCGCCGATGGCTGGCGGATCGAAGTCGATCACGGCAAGCGAGTGGGCGAAGGACCGGCTGCGCTTCCGCCCGGCACCCGGGTGCGAGTGGAGCAGTTGTTCGAAAAGGTGCCGGCGAGGCGCAAGTTCCTGCGCAGTCCGCGCGCGGAATATGCCGCCTCGCTCGATGCAGTGAAGCGGCTTGCGATGGCGAGGAGCGACGTCGCCTTCGCGGTGGAGCATGACGGGCGGAAAATCCTTTCGCTTCAGCCGTCGAGCCCGCAGGCGCGGGTCGCCACGTTGCTCGCGCCCGAGCTCGACAGGCACGGCGTCGGAATCGACTGCGTGCGGGACGGTCTCGGCCTTACCGGCGTGGTCAGCCTCCCGACTCTCAACCGCGGCGTCGGGGACCAGCAATATCTGTTCGTCAATTCGCGGCCGGTGAAGGACCGGCTGCTCGTGGGCGCGTTGCGCGCAGCCTACCGCGATCTCATCGCACGCGACCGCCACCCGATCGCGGCCTTGTTCCTCAACGTCCCCCTCGAAGAGGTCGACGTCAATGTCCACCCGGCAAAGACCGAGGTTCGATTCCGCGACGCTGCGGCCGTCCGCGGGCTGATCGTCGGCGGCATCCGCTCGGCGCTAGACATGGAGTCCCACCGCAGCGCCGCCCACGAGCAATCGGCCGCGCCGGTCGTCTGGACCAGCAGCGTCAGCTCCCCCTCGACGCCACCCGCCGGAGTTCGCGAGGAACGGGCGTTGTTCACCGGCATCCGGGTCGATCCCTCCGCCCGTGCGGAACCTGCCGTCGAGCCCGTGCAGTCCTATCCGCTCGGCGTCGCTCGCGGCCAGGTCGCGAGCACCTACATCGTCGCCGAGGCCGACGACGGTCTCGTCATCGTCGACCAGCACGCGGCACACGAGCGGCTCGTCCTCGAACGGCTTCGCGCCGCCCGCTCTGGCGGAAGCGTTCCGAGGCAAGACCTGCTGATCCCCGAGGTCGTGGAGCTTGAGGAGCCCGATTGCGACCGGCTCGAAGGTGCGTCTGCCGAGCTCGCCGGCCTTGGTCTTGAGCTCGAGCGGTTCGGCCCGACCTCGATCCTCGTCCGTTCGGTCCCCGCAGCGCTTCGTTCGCCCGACGTCCACAAGCTCCTCGCCGATCTCGCCGCCGAAATCGCCGAGCTCGGTTCGGCAATGTCGCTCCAGGAGCGGTTGGATCATGTCGAGGCGACGATCGCATGCCACGGATCGGTGAGGGCAGGGCGCGTGCTTTCTGTGGCGGAAATGAACGCGCTTCTGCGCGAAATGGAGGTCACTCCGCGGTCCGGCCAGTGCAACCACGGCCGCCCCACCTGGGTGAAGCTCGCCCACTCCGACATCGAGAAGCTGTTCGGACGCAGATAG
- a CDS encoding SPOR domain-containing protein, whose product MRPARFGTAISSIAIVAALAGCAIGQPQGRQSFASKADSSKIGLAMRAQSALSSGQFALAVDFAEQAVQYTPNDAGFRKLLGNCYFAAGRFASAEQAYRDSLTLSPAQADVVLKLALVEIGQGRSSDALAALDAARGALDPADYGLAVALAGRPDDAVSILGEVARAPGADARVRQNLALAYGLSGDWTMARTVAAQDVSPDQLDSRVEQWMAMATPSHPYDQLAMVTGVHPTTDPGQPQQLALKASPDNQRMAQLVLPKSQPEPFQAPQPAEIPPAPLPALPDPAPSQAEEAQVAVAAEAARSLLQQSKPEAPVVQAVAPMPELPTRFEAPAQPASYVAISDTVRRAARKAHRANGHSNSVVQLGAYSSPAQVSVAWNKITKRYPALAKYSPQRARFEGPKGTVWRLSIKGFGSDREARLRCELLQSRGGNCFVRLVAGDAPVQMASR is encoded by the coding sequence ATGCGCCCGGCCCGATTTGGTACCGCAATCTCCTCAATCGCCATCGTGGCGGCCCTCGCCGGCTGCGCGATCGGACAGCCGCAGGGGCGGCAATCGTTCGCCTCCAAGGCCGACAGCTCGAAAATCGGGCTCGCGATGCGCGCCCAGTCGGCTCTCTCGTCCGGCCAGTTCGCGCTTGCGGTCGATTTCGCCGAGCAGGCGGTGCAGTACACGCCCAACGACGCCGGCTTCCGGAAGCTTCTGGGCAATTGCTACTTCGCCGCCGGCCGTTTCGCTTCGGCCGAGCAGGCCTACCGTGACTCGCTGACCCTTTCTCCGGCTCAGGCGGACGTGGTGCTCAAGCTCGCGCTTGTCGAAATCGGGCAGGGCCGGTCCTCCGACGCTCTGGCCGCCCTTGATGCGGCCCGCGGTGCACTCGATCCCGCCGACTATGGGCTTGCCGTGGCCCTCGCCGGCCGTCCGGACGACGCCGTTTCAATCCTCGGCGAAGTTGCCCGAGCGCCGGGGGCAGACGCCCGCGTCCGCCAGAACCTCGCGCTCGCTTATGGCCTTTCCGGCGACTGGACCATGGCTCGCACCGTCGCTGCTCAGGACGTTTCGCCCGACCAGCTCGACTCGCGGGTCGAGCAGTGGATGGCGATGGCCACGCCCTCGCACCCGTACGACCAGCTCGCGATGGTAACCGGCGTTCATCCGACCACCGATCCTGGCCAGCCGCAACAGCTCGCACTCAAGGCTTCGCCTGATAACCAGCGCATGGCGCAGCTTGTCCTTCCGAAGAGCCAGCCGGAGCCCTTCCAGGCTCCGCAGCCCGCGGAAATTCCGCCTGCTCCGCTGCCGGCACTGCCGGATCCGGCGCCGAGCCAGGCCGAGGAGGCCCAGGTCGCCGTCGCCGCCGAGGCAGCGCGCTCGCTCCTTCAGCAATCGAAACCTGAAGCTCCCGTCGTCCAGGCTGTTGCTCCCATGCCGGAGCTTCCGACCCGCTTCGAGGCTCCTGCCCAGCCGGCCAGCTATGTCGCGATCAGCGATACGGTCCGCCGGGCGGCCAGGAAGGCGCACCGCGCCAACGGCCATTCGAACTCGGTCGTCCAGCTCGGCGCCTACAGCTCGCCGGCGCAGGTCAGCGTCGCCTGGAACAAGATCACCAAGCGCTATCCGGCGCTCGCCAAATATTCGCCCCAGCGCGCCCGCTTCGAAGGGCCGAAGGGCACCGTCTGGCGGCTGTCGATCAAGGGCTTCGGAAGCGACCGCGAAGCGCGCCTGCGCTGCGAGCTCCTCCAGAGCCGCGGCGGGAACTGCTTCGTTCGCCTCGTGGCCGGTGATGCACCCGTCCAGATGGCTTCGCGCTAG
- the serB gene encoding phosphoserine phosphatase SerB, which translates to MFIATLIAAGRLDDRMVDRALGLLRELDPKARFGAWIDEGDAVDLHVSGDAKAVRWALESLPEVDVVVQPPEPRFRKLLVADMDSTIIGQECIDELADFAGLKREVAEITERAMQGKLDFKAALRERVALLSGLEEDAIARCLAERVVPNPGAATLVRTMRVGGARSLLISGGFLSFAEPVAKMIGFDTVRANRLLFDGTQLSGGVEDPIVDAQAKLEALIEERGKLGVEAADVLAIGDGANDRLMVEEAGLGVAYRAKPALAEIADARIDHHGLDALLWAQGIRKKEWVCG; encoded by the coding sequence ATGTTCATCGCAACTTTGATAGCAGCGGGACGGCTCGATGACAGGATGGTGGACCGGGCGCTTGGGCTTCTGAGAGAATTGGACCCCAAGGCGCGGTTCGGAGCCTGGATCGACGAAGGCGACGCCGTCGACCTGCATGTATCGGGCGATGCCAAGGCGGTCCGCTGGGCCCTCGAATCGCTGCCCGAGGTCGACGTCGTCGTGCAGCCGCCCGAGCCGCGGTTCCGCAAGCTCCTCGTGGCCGACATGGATTCCACGATCATCGGTCAGGAATGCATCGACGAGCTGGCGGATTTTGCAGGCCTGAAGCGCGAGGTCGCCGAGATCACGGAACGGGCAATGCAGGGCAAGCTCGACTTCAAGGCCGCGCTTCGCGAGCGCGTGGCCCTGCTTTCAGGGCTGGAGGAGGATGCGATCGCTCGCTGCCTTGCCGAGCGAGTCGTCCCGAACCCCGGAGCGGCAACACTCGTCCGGACGATGCGCGTTGGTGGCGCTCGAAGCTTGCTGATCTCGGGCGGGTTCCTGTCCTTCGCCGAGCCCGTCGCCAAGATGATCGGCTTCGACACTGTGCGGGCCAATCGCCTGCTGTTCGACGGCACCCAGCTGAGCGGCGGTGTCGAGGACCCCATCGTGGACGCGCAGGCGAAGCTGGAAGCGCTGATCGAGGAGCGTGGCAAGCTTGGCGTGGAGGCTGCCGATGTGCTGGCGATTGGAGACGGAGCGAACGACCGGCTGATGGTGGAGGAGGCTGGGCTGGGCGTCGCCTATCGCGCGAAGCCCGCGCTTGCGGAGATCGCCGACGCACGAATCGACCATCACGGCCTCGACGCGCTCCTGTGGGCGCAGGGAATCCGCAAAAAGGAATGGGTGTGCGGCTGA
- a CDS encoding aspartate carbamoyltransferase catalytic subunit — protein MDLLSIDSLNDAQIGTILDRADFHLAANRSGGSSNALAGKLVFNLFYENSTRTLMSFSTAAHRLGGSVVTLPVEQSSVKKGETLEDTARTLNAMRPDVVVIRHRENGAPQRVAEIMDSPVINAGDGTDEHPTQALLDAATMRSRFGSFEGLTVAICGDIRHSRVAHSNAMLLPRLGAKVRLGGPPMLMPDDLLAPHSVDEAIEGADVVMMLRVQRERLAEDLGDAPGEYLARYGLTAERLAKAKPNALVMHPGPMNRGVEIDGAIADDPHRSLITLQVEYGVAVRMACLELVLA, from the coding sequence GTGGACCTTCTTTCAATCGATTCCCTGAACGACGCGCAGATCGGGACCATCCTCGATCGCGCGGATTTCCATCTCGCCGCCAATCGCTCCGGAGGTTCGAGCAACGCCCTCGCCGGCAAGCTGGTCTTCAACCTCTTCTACGAAAATTCGACCCGAACGTTGATGTCCTTCTCCACCGCGGCGCATCGGCTCGGGGGTAGCGTCGTGACGCTCCCGGTCGAGCAGTCGTCTGTGAAGAAGGGCGAAACCCTCGAAGACACCGCGCGAACGCTCAACGCAATGCGGCCGGACGTGGTGGTCATCCGCCACCGTGAGAACGGAGCGCCCCAACGCGTCGCCGAAATCATGGACAGTCCGGTGATCAACGCCGGCGACGGCACTGACGAGCATCCGACCCAGGCGCTTCTCGATGCGGCGACCATGCGCTCCCGCTTCGGGAGCTTCGAAGGACTGACCGTCGCGATCTGCGGCGACATCCGCCACAGCCGGGTGGCCCATTCCAACGCCATGCTTCTTCCGCGGTTGGGTGCAAAGGTTCGGCTGGGCGGGCCGCCGATGCTGATGCCCGACGACCTGCTCGCGCCGCATTCGGTCGACGAGGCGATCGAGGGCGCGGACGTGGTGATGATGCTTCGTGTGCAGCGCGAGCGGTTGGCCGAGGACCTCGGCGACGCTCCCGGGGAATATCTGGCCCGCTACGGCCTGACTGCCGAACGGCTGGCGAAGGCGAAGCCGAACGCGCTCGTCATGCATCCCGGCCCGATGAACCGCGGAGTGGAGATAGACGGAGCGATCGCGGACGACCCGCATCGCTCGCTGATCACGCTTCAGGTCGAATATGGCGTGGCAGTCCGGATGGCCTGCCTGGAGCTTGTCCTCGCCTAG
- a CDS encoding ParA family protein, whose amino-acid sequence MRVLAMASQKGGSGKTTLSGHLAVQAQLAGAGPVCLIDIDPQGSLADWWNEREADMPAFAQTTVARLASDLEVLRQQGFRLAVIDTPPAITMAIQSVIAVAELIVIPTRPSPHDLRAVGATVDLCDRAGKPLIFVVNAATPKAKITYEAAVALSQHGTVAPVTIHHRTDFAASMIDGRTVMEVDPNGRSAREVIELWEYISDRLEKNFRRTVFAAPNAAPGISQASPRPVGGFGRRVMGQ is encoded by the coding sequence ATGCGCGTTCTCGCTATGGCATCGCAGAAGGGCGGATCAGGAAAGACTACGCTTTCCGGTCACCTCGCGGTGCAAGCTCAGCTTGCGGGCGCCGGTCCCGTCTGCCTGATCGACATCGACCCGCAGGGCAGCCTTGCCGACTGGTGGAACGAGCGCGAGGCCGACATGCCCGCCTTCGCCCAGACGACCGTCGCCAGGCTCGCTTCGGATCTTGAGGTTCTTCGCCAGCAGGGCTTCCGCCTCGCTGTCATCGACACTCCGCCCGCGATCACCATGGCGATCCAGAGCGTAATCGCGGTCGCCGAGTTGATCGTCATCCCGACCCGTCCGAGCCCGCACGATCTTCGTGCCGTCGGCGCCACCGTCGACCTTTGCGATCGTGCCGGAAAGCCGCTCATCTTCGTCGTCAATGCGGCGACGCCCAAAGCCAAGATCACCTATGAGGCGGCCGTCGCGCTGTCTCAGCACGGAACCGTCGCTCCTGTTACCATTCACCACCGCACGGACTTCGCGGCGTCGATGATCGACGGCAGGACCGTGATGGAGGTCGACCCCAACGGTCGCTCCGCGCGCGAAGTCATCGAGCTGTGGGAATATATCTCCGACCGGCTCGAGAAGAATTTCCGCCGGACGGTTTTTGCAGCCCCCAACGCAGCGCCGGGCATCAGCCAGGCGAGCCCGCGTCCAGTCGGCGGCTTCGGCCGTCGCGTGATGGGCCAGTAA
- the ruvX gene encoding Holliday junction resolvase RuvX, whose translation MEALITGYTSAFADALPDAGKLAGLDVGTRTIGLAICDAGWHFAGPAETIKRTKFTKDLEALRAFVEREHVVGVVVGLPLNMDGSDSPRTQSVRAFARNLAPLDLPILLWDERWSTQAVERAMIDADVSRAKRAEKVDALAAAHILQGAIDALANLPGPE comes from the coding sequence ATGGAAGCGCTGATCACCGGCTACACCTCGGCCTTCGCCGACGCGCTGCCCGACGCGGGCAAGCTTGCGGGGCTGGATGTCGGCACCAGGACGATCGGCCTAGCGATTTGCGACGCCGGCTGGCACTTCGCCGGTCCCGCCGAGACGATCAAACGCACCAAGTTCACCAAGGACCTGGAGGCCCTCCGCGCCTTCGTCGAGCGAGAGCATGTGGTCGGCGTCGTCGTCGGCCTTCCGCTGAACATGGACGGAAGCGACAGCCCTCGAACTCAATCCGTCCGCGCCTTCGCCCGCAACCTCGCTCCGCTGGATCTTCCGATCCTGCTGTGGGACGAACGTTGGTCCACGCAGGCTGTCGAGCGCGCGATGATCGACGCTGACGTCAGCCGGGCGAAGCGCGCGGAGAAAGTGGACGCGCTTGCCGCCGCCCACATCCTCCAAGGTGCGATCGACGCACTGGCAAATCTTCCGGGTCCGGAATAA
- the miaA gene encoding tRNA (adenosine(37)-N6)-dimethylallyltransferase MiaA → MNMVALIAGPTASGKSALALALAESTSGLIINADSAQIYRDLPIVSAAPSEDDLRRAEHRLYGIGDGAEPCSAAEWAELAKAEIQEAQRNRRLPILVGGTGLYLRTLLDGIAPVPPIDADIRKRVRGRPAEENRSELERLDAEAAERLNPADTTRIARALEVVASTGRTLANWQSSREGGIGSQIDLKPLILLPPRPWLYERCDSRFAKMVDDGAVQEVEALLARRLDPSLPVMRAIGVREIAAFLKGELTREEMLEKGQQATRNYAKRQYTWFAHQPPPEWPRFAKPLEGEAIGRALALLRPSA, encoded by the coding sequence ATGAACATGGTCGCCTTAATTGCCGGACCGACGGCTAGCGGCAAGTCGGCGCTTGCGCTTGCGCTCGCCGAGAGCACCAGCGGGCTGATCATCAACGCGGATAGCGCGCAAATCTATCGCGACCTGCCGATCGTCAGCGCCGCGCCGAGCGAGGACGACCTGCGGCGCGCGGAGCACAGGCTATACGGCATCGGCGACGGCGCCGAGCCCTGCTCCGCCGCGGAATGGGCGGAGCTGGCGAAAGCCGAAATCCAGGAGGCGCAGCGAAACCGGCGCCTTCCGATCCTAGTCGGAGGCACCGGCCTCTATTTGCGGACGCTTCTCGACGGCATCGCGCCGGTCCCGCCCATCGACGCTGACATACGCAAGCGCGTGCGCGGGCGCCCGGCTGAGGAGAACAGGTCGGAGCTTGAGCGTCTCGACGCTGAGGCCGCGGAGCGGCTCAACCCCGCGGACACGACAAGGATCGCTCGGGCGCTTGAGGTCGTTGCCTCTACCGGCCGCACTCTCGCCAATTGGCAGTCCAGCCGCGAAGGCGGGATTGGCAGCCAGATCGACTTGAAACCGCTGATCCTGCTGCCGCCTCGGCCGTGGCTCTACGAGCGCTGCGATTCCCGATTTGCGAAGATGGTCGACGATGGGGCGGTTCAGGAGGTTGAGGCACTGCTCGCCCGTCGGCTCGATCCTTCACTGCCCGTAATGCGCGCCATCGGGGTTCGGGAAATCGCGGCTTTCCTGAAGGGCGAGCTCACTCGCGAAGAGATGCTGGAGAAGGGCCAGCAGGCGACGCGCAACTATGCGAAGCGGCAGTACACCTGGTTCGCTCACCAACCGCCGCCCGAATGGCCGCGGTTCGCCAAGCCCCTGGAGGGCGAAGCAATCGGCCGGGCTCTGGCCCTGCTTCGGCCAAGCGCGTAG
- a CDS encoding SPOR domain-containing protein, which yields MTRLAAGDYPGMKFIRFSLLLVIATSAASASPAAAPKTVRDGITAWQNADYASAVAIWRPLAERGDADAAFNLGQAYRLGRGVTVDLAQAQKWLEKSARAGHLDAQTTLGLLLFDSGSRDSALVWLKKAAERGDPRAMLVYGTALFNGDGVPRDPLMAYAYVSRSAAQGLEPAKTTLAEMDKVLPVDVRRRAVEIALQKAAEVPAPGSKPAKAAKPARVAAKPAVPPAVKAKPVATPSAAASPNQVATAGKWRIQLGAFSKRESAESLYRKFSGALAGHRPFYVAAGAVTRLQVGPYPSRAAAAAACASLKGQACFPVEAK from the coding sequence ATGACTAGGCTAGCCGCGGGAGATTATCCGGGGATGAAGTTCATTCGATTCAGCTTGTTACTGGTGATCGCGACTAGTGCTGCGTCCGCTTCGCCGGCGGCCGCGCCGAAAACGGTCCGGGACGGAATCACTGCCTGGCAGAATGCGGATTACGCGTCTGCAGTCGCGATCTGGCGCCCTCTGGCGGAAAGAGGGGACGCGGACGCAGCCTTCAACCTGGGCCAGGCCTATCGCCTCGGGCGGGGCGTGACCGTCGACCTCGCACAGGCGCAGAAGTGGCTCGAAAAGTCAGCGCGGGCAGGACATCTGGACGCACAGACCACCTTGGGCCTGCTGCTGTTTGACAGCGGAAGCCGCGATTCCGCTTTGGTTTGGCTGAAGAAGGCTGCCGAGCGCGGCGATCCGAGGGCGATGCTGGTCTATGGAACGGCGCTCTTCAACGGTGACGGCGTGCCGCGCGACCCGTTGATGGCCTATGCCTATGTCAGCCGGTCCGCGGCCCAGGGGCTCGAACCGGCGAAGACAACCCTCGCCGAAATGGACAAGGTTTTGCCGGTCGATGTTCGCCGCCGGGCGGTCGAGATCGCACTTCAAAAGGCGGCGGAAGTCCCCGCGCCTGGCTCCAAACCGGCGAAAGCCGCGAAACCGGCCAGGGTAGCGGCGAAGCCCGCCGTCCCGCCCGCCGTCAAAGCGAAGCCGGTTGCTACTCCGTCAGCAGCCGCTTCGCCTAATCAGGTTGCCACAGCGGGAAAGTGGCGCATTCAACTCGGCGCCTTTTCGAAGCGGGAGTCGGCTGAATCCCTGTACCGGAAATTCTCAGGGGCGCTGGCCGGACACCGGCCTTTCTATGTTGCCGCGGGCGCAGTCACCCGGCTTCAGGTCGGACCCTACCCCAGCCGCGCGGCCGCTGCGGCTGCTTGCGCCTCGCTCAAGGGCCAGGCCTGCTTCCCCGTCGAAGCGAAATAG